Proteins encoded by one window of Nicotiana tabacum cultivar K326 chromosome 10, ASM71507v2, whole genome shotgun sequence:
- the LOC142165418 gene encoding uncharacterized protein LOC142165418, whose translation MTSPKIHINIKWHRPPKGWFKLNIDASFNKSLQNCGLGGVIRNANGHWIVGFANSAHARGSLHAKIKPLLAGLKTAHTWGMFPLQIETDLMEVILSIQKGNNFYAKLVNKYRLLMHQQKEVIIQHELRQGNKVAHQMEKKANVDLRKEKVFVEPPDDVKNLVESDLLEQ comes from the coding sequence ATGACTTCTCCAAAAATCCACATCAATATTAAATGGCATAGACCCCCAAAGGGATGGTTCAAACTAAACATAGATGCAAGCTTCAACAAAAGTTTGCAAAATTGTGGCCTGGGTGGAGTAATCAGAAATGCTAATGGTCACTGGATAGTTGGCTTTGCAAACTCAGCTCATGCACGTGGGTCACTACATGCTAAGATCAAACCATTACTAGCAGGACTTAAAACAGCTCATACTTGGGGGATGTTCCCTCTCCAAATTGAAACAGATTTGATGGAGGTAATCCTGTCAATCCAAAAGGGTAATAATTTTTATGCTAAACTTGTCAACAAATACAGGTTATTAATGCACCAACAGAAGGAGGTAATCATCCAGCACGAGTTAAGGCAAGGGAATAAGGTAGCTCACCAAATGGAAAAGAAGGCAAATGTTGATCTCAGGAAGGAGAAAGTTTTTGTGGAACCACCAGATGATGTAAAAAATCTAGTAGAAAGTGATTTACTAGAACAATAA